In Desulfurella sp., a single window of DNA contains:
- the ppk2 gene encoding polyphosphate kinase 2 has product MSKDKDEYKRELYKLWVELVKFQNALIKKEEKVLIILEGRDSAGKDGMIRTITRHLSPRETRIFAVSKPTDKEAKEWYFQRFVPHLPAPSEFVLFNRSWYNRAGVERVMGFCTKKEYEQFFEDVVYFENLLINAGIKMFKYYLDIDKKEQEKRLKSRKTDPLKQWKESPVDDAALKHFDDYTKARDEMFERTHTPRSPWIIVKANDKHKARLNLIKHFLLNNDYKDKNEKVLNFDPNIVFMYTKNFLSNS; this is encoded by the coding sequence ATGTCAAAAGATAAAGATGAATATAAACGTGAACTTTATAAGCTATGGGTAGAACTTGTAAAATTCCAAAACGCTCTTATAAAAAAAGAAGAGAAGGTGTTGATAATCCTTGAAGGCAGAGATTCTGCTGGCAAAGATGGCATGATAAGAACCATAACAAGGCATTTGAGTCCAAGAGAAACACGTATCTTTGCAGTTTCGAAACCAACGGATAAAGAAGCAAAAGAATGGTATTTCCAGCGATTTGTACCACATTTGCCTGCACCGTCTGAGTTCGTATTGTTTAATAGAAGCTGGTATAATAGGGCAGGAGTGGAACGTGTAATGGGTTTTTGTACTAAAAAAGAGTACGAACAATTCTTTGAAGATGTAGTATATTTTGAAAACCTCCTTATAAATGCAGGCATTAAGATGTTTAAGTATTATCTGGATATTGACAAAAAAGAACAAGAAAAAAGATTAAAATCAAGAAAAACTGATCCGCTCAAGCAATGGAAGGAAAGCCCAGTAGATGATGCTGCTTTAAAGCATTTTGACGATTACACTAAAGCAAGGGATGAAATGTTTGAGAGAACCCATACACCACGTTCACCGTGGATAATTGTTAAAGCAAATGACAAACACAAAGCACGTCTAAATTTGATCAAACATTTTTTACTTAACAATGATTATAAAGATAAAAACGAAAAAGTATTAAATTTTGATCCAAATATAGTTTTTATGTATACAAAAAATTTTTTATCTAATAGTTAA